From Carya illinoinensis cultivar Pawnee chromosome 5, C.illinoinensisPawnee_v1, whole genome shotgun sequence, one genomic window encodes:
- the LOC122311304 gene encoding photosystem II 22 kDa protein, chloroplastic-like, with product MAQTMLLMSGVSSSHVVDLKRDPLLNFQLQKLRPKPFSHLLLPHLPANTTSSSPAFTTFALFKSKTKAPVKKVAPKPKEKVEDGIFGTSGGIGFTKQNELFVGRVAMIGFAASLLGEGITGKGILAQLNLETGIPIYEAEPLLLFFILFTLLGAIGALGDRGKFVDDDATGLEKAVIPPGKGLRSALGLKEGGPLFGFTKSNELFVGRLAQLGIAFSLIGEIITGKGALAQLNIETGIPINEIEPLVLFNVIFFFFAALNPGTGKFVTDEEDN from the exons ATGGCTCAAACCATGTTGCTCATGTCTGGTGTTTCTAGCAGCCATGTGGTGGATTTAAAGAGAGACCCTTTGCTCAATTTCCAACTTCAGAAACTAAGGCCAAAACCATTCTCTCATCTGTTGCTCCCTCATCTGCCTGCTAACACTACTTCTTCATCCCCAGCATTCACAACTTTTGCTCTCTTCAAATCAAAAACCAAGGCCCCAGTAAAGAAg GTTGCACCAAAGCCAAAGGAAAAGGTTGAAGACGGTATCTTTGGCACCTCCGGGGGCATCGGTTTCACTAAGCAGAATGAGCTCTTTGTGGGTCGGGTTGCCATGATTGGCTTTGCT GCATCTTTGTTGGGTGAAGGAATCACAGGCAAAGGAATTCTAGCACAATTGAATCTGGAAACTGGAATTCCCATCTACGAAGCTGAgcctcttcttctcttctttattcttttcactctgcTTGGAGCCATAGGTGCTTTGGGTGACCGTGGTAAATTCGTTGACGATGACGCAACCGGACTCGAAAAGGCTGTGATCCCTCCTGGCAAAGGTCTCAGGAGTGCATTGGGTCTTAAAGAAGGAG GTCCACTATTTGGGTTTACAAAGTCCAACGAGCTCTTTGTTGGAAGATTGGCTCAGCTGGgtattgctttctctttaatTGGAGAAATCATAACCGGAAAGGGAGCTCTGGCACAACTAAACATCGAGACCGGAATTCCCATCAATGAAATCGAGCCGCTCGTGTTGTTCAacgtcatcttcttcttctttgctgcATTGAATCCTGGGACTGGTAAATTTGTGACAGATGAGGAAGACAATTAA